The Akkermansia muciniphila genome includes the window GGGTTGAGTCCTGATTCATGCTCACAGCTTCCACACTTTCCTTCTTTCGTCAAGACAATCACAGCTTGCCATCCGGGGCTTTTCACGGTATGCACAGGCCCATGCTGCTGGCGCTGGCCCCCATGAAAGATGTGACGGATCTGGCTTTCCTCAAGACGTTGAAGGACTTGAATTCCCTGCCTGATTACTTCATCACGGAATATTTCAGAACGGTGGCCCACCATAAAAAGATGTCGCCATACATCCTGCGCTCCATTGATGAAAATCCCACGGGGCGCCCCATTTACGGACAGCTCGTGGGCCATGAACCGGAGTACCTGGCAAGGGACGCGCTGGACCTGATGAAGCACGCCTGCGCCGGGGTGGACCTGAACATGGGCTGCCCCGCCCCCCTGGTGTGCAGAAGGAACGCCGGGGGCGGCATGCTGCGCTCCCTGAAGGATATGGACGCGGCCCTGGGGACGCTCCGGGACGCCCTGCCCGCCGGGGCTTTCACGGTCAAATGCCGCCTGGGGTATGAGACTCCGGATGAGTTTGAACGCATCCTCCCCGTGATTGCCGCGCACTCTCCGGACAGGGTGTGCATCCACGCCCGCACCGTGCGGGAAGGCTACCGCTCCCCCGTCCATCCGGAATGGGTGAAATGGGCCGTGGAAGTCCTGGACTGCCCCGTAATCGCCAACGGCAATATTGTGGATGCCGCCACGGCGGACGCCTGGGTGCGGCTGGCGCACCCGGCAGGACTGATGATAGGCCGCGCGGCCCTGCGCAATCCCTGGATATTCTCCCAGCTTCACGCCCGCTTCCGGGGCGCACCCGGTGTATCCCTTACCTTCCGGGACCTGCTGCACTACATCCGGCGCCTTTACGAACGCACGCTGGAAATGCAGGAGCATTACGTGGAGGAAAAACACATCCACCGCATGAAAAAATACCTGGTTTACACGGCCCGGGGCCTTCCGGATTCCTTTGACCACCACATGAAGAGGGCCAAAAATTCCCATGATTTCATGCGCCTTTGCGAGGATATTCTGGACAACGACACGCCCTTCGCCCCCACACCGCCGGAAGACACGCACCTGTTTGCCCATTTCCATACCCTGCTTACGCAAGAGGAAGCTTGTCTCCCGCCCGGAATTCAGGTATGAATGCCAGCGTTCATGAACCTGCTGCCTTCCGCCCTTCTCCTGGGACTGACCGCCGCCCTCTGCGCCGCCCATGACGCCATCCCGGACGGGGTGGATTTTCTGCGCGCCTACATGCCCGCGCAGGACAGGGACACGGTCACGGAAGAGCGGCTGGATCGGGAAGTACGGCTGGCGCTGGCGGTCCGCGCCCAGTTTCCCTGGGCCGGCAAGGTGCCATGGGAGCTTTATGAGAACGACGTGCTCCCGTATGCCGTGGTCAACGAACCGCGGGACGAATGGAGGGAGCAGTTCCACAACCTGTTCGCCCCGCTGGTTTCCGCGTGCAAAACGGGCCGGGAGGCAGCCCTCACCATCGCCTCCAGCATCCAGAATACCCTGAATGTCCGCTACTCCACGGAAAGGAGAATCCCCCACCAGGGCGTGAAGGAATCCCTGGAATCCGGCAAAGTCTCCTGCACGGGCCAGAGCATCCTGCTCGTCTGCGCGCTACGTTCCGTAGGCATTCCGGCCCGCATGGCCGGGGTCCTCACCTGGAACCACGTGCGCGGCAACCATAACTGGGTGGAAGCCTGGTGTGACGGGGAATGGCAGATGCTGGAATACAATGAGAAGGATTTCAACACCCCGTGGGTGATGTCCGCCATCAGCATGCTGGACCCCCGCAAGCCGGAAAACGCCATTTACGCCACATCCTGGAAAAAAGAGCCCTCCGGAGAGTTTTTCCCCCTGGTCTGGGAAGCCCGTTACGACGAAAAACGGCGCGCCCTGACCTTCCCTCCGGAAAGCCGGACCGTTCCCGCCGTCAGGATCACGGACCGCTACATGAAATTGGCGTCCAACTGGGTGGCCGCCCAGCCGGAATATGTGCCGGGCAGCAAACTGATGCTGGACATCAGGGAAAAAAGCGGCGCCAAAACCCGCCGTCTGCCCCTGCGCGTGGTCCTCAAGTCGGAAGAAGGAAAAATCCTGGCGGAGGGAACCACCCCCGGACCGTCTGACGATATGAGGAAATTCCTGGAGATACGCCTGCCGGAAACCGTTTCCCGCGGTTTTCTGGAATTCATGATGCCGGACGGAACGGTACGCAATGAACCCGTGGCCCATACGGAAGCTCCGGTGCAGATTTTGAATTTCTCCGTAAACGCCCGATGAGGATCCCCCTCTTTTTCAATAACACGGCGCGCAGCGCCAGGGCAGAACGCTTCCGCCGCTGGCTGGACAGGCGCCGGGACCTTTTTGACCTCATTGAACCGGAAAGCCGGGCGGACATGCTGCACCATTTGACTGCCCGGGCGGCTTCCGGAGCCGCCGTCGTTGCCGTGGCGGGAGGAGACGGCACGCTGGGAGTGGCCGCGGAAGCCCTTTGCAATACAGGAACGGCGCTGGCCCCCTTCCCTGCGGGAACCATGAACGTCTTTTCCCGGGAAATAGGAATACGGCAGGACTTTGACCACGCCCTGCACGTTCTGAACGCGGGGCGTTCCAGGGAGGTGGACCTGTTCGCCTTCAACGGACGCCCTTTTCTCCAAATGGCAGGCATCGGCGCGGACGCACGCGCCGTGGAACTGACCACCTGGGAGATGAAGAAGAAATGGAAAGCCTTCGCCTACGTGATTGCCGGAGCCAGGGCCTGTACGGAACGGCAGCCGCGCCTGACGCTGTCCACGGATGACGGGCGGGTGCTGGAAGGCGGCGCCATCCTCTTCGGCAACGGGCGCAGGTATGGCGGACCGCTGAATTTCTTTGCGGAGGCGGGAAATGATGACGGACTCCTGGACGCAGTGGTATTCCAGCGCTCCATTCCCTCCATCATCGGGGAATGCCTGGTAGCCACTGTCCATGGCGGCTTCCACTCCCGGAGGCACGGCCACTTTGAATACATCCAGATGACCGGGGGAACCGTTACCTCTGCCGGGCAGGCCGCCTGTGAACTGGACGGGGATTACGCGGGAAACGCGCCGGTACGGATCACGCGCCACGGCACCCTGAAAGTACTCGTACCCTGAAACGGCCTCATTCGGGCGGCTGTTTCCTGTTTCGCTTCAACTTAGCAAAAAGTTGGCAAACGTATTCAGAATGCAGGAAAGGCGGTCAATCTGGCTCGCCGGAAATCCGGTAAAGGCCAGGATAATGGCAATATCCATCAGCCCCGCCACGGCAATCCATTTGATGATGGCCGGCAAGGGCGACAGGGAGGGTTCATATACATTCCACTCTTCCGCCACAAAGGAAAAATCCTCCCCGGAATCAAAACGGCGGAACAGCGCCTTCAATTCCTCAACCATCATTTCATGGGGGCACACAAATCCATGGGTGGCATCCCCCACTTCGCAATAATACAATCCGTTGCCCACGGGAACGGATTGTATGTGCATTCCATTCCTGCCATCAAGGGAAATATGTGCGTTATGAGAAGCGTCCCCGTAGCGGAGGAACATTTCATCCAAGCTGCCGCACGTTTCTCCGTTAAACAGATAACGATGGGAGGCTGTCATTTTTTTATTTATAAAAATGAGACCCCGCAACGCAAGATTTTTTGACAGAAGAAACAGGGCATCCCTGTCATACCCACGGATACAGGGCAAAAAGGCCGTACCGCAAGCGGTACGGCCTGAAAGGAGCGGAAAATCTTCCGGAAGGAAAACGTTACATGCCCATGATCTGATAGCCGCCGTCCACGTAAATCACCTGTCCGGTGATCGCGGCGGAGCCATCACTGGCCAGGAATACGCCGGTGGCGCCCAGTTCCTCGCCCGTGCAGGAACGGCCCAGGGGGGCGTGTTCCTCATACACCTTGAACATGGTGCTGAAACCGGAAACGCCGCGCGCCGCAAGCGTCTGCATGGGGCCGGCGCTGATGCAGTTGACGCGGATGCCGCGGGCGCGGCCCAGGTCATACGCCAGATAACGGGTGCAGGCTTCCAGGGCGGCCTTGGACACGCCCATCAGGTTGTAGTTCGGCACCACCTTTTCGGAACCCAGGTAGGACATCGCCAGAATGCTGCCGTTGTCAGACATCATGGGCTCCACAGCGCGGGAAAGGGCCACCAGGGAGTAAGCGGAAATATCCAGGGAAATCTTGAACGCGTCGCGTCCCGTTTCCAGGAAACTGCCGCCCAGGGCTTCCTTCGGGGCAAAAGCCACGGAATGCAGCATGCAGTCTACCTTGTCCGTATGCTTCCGGACATTTTCAAAGAATGCATTGATGGACTCATCATCGCTGACATCCAGATCGTAGACGGGGGCATCCTCGCCGAAGTTTTCATGGACCAGTTTGAGCACGCCGTCCTTGAGGCGTTCACCCTGGTAGTTGAAGATGAGCTTTGCGCCCGCTTCATGCCATGCCTTGGCAATTGCGAACGCGATACTGCGCTTGTTCGCCACGCCGACTACGACACCAACTTTGCCTTCGAGTAATTTACTTGACATAATGGTAAGTGAATACTGGCCTATTTTCCTGCTTTTGACAAGAAAAACGGACGTCACCCGTTCTTCCTCAGGCGCCCGTCTGCTGGCGGCAGGCCTTGACCGTGTTAGCCATCAGCATGGCGATGGTCATCGGTCCCACGCCGCCGGGCACGGGAGTGATGGCCCGGCATTTGGGTGCCACTTCATCATAGGCCACGTCCCCCACAATCCGGTAGCCGCGCTTGGCAGCGGCGTCTTCCACGCGGTTGATGCCCACGTCCACCACCACGGCGCCGTCCTTCACAAAATCCGCCGTCACAAAAGCGGGCCTGCCTATGGCAGCCACAATGATGTCCGCAGAGCGGCAGAGCTCCGGCAGGTTCTTGGTGCGGGAATGGGCTACGGTCACAGTGGCGTTCGCCTGCTTGGACATCAGCAGATGGGCCATCGGCTTGCCTACAATCATGCTGCGGCCAATGACCACGGCATTCGCTCCGGCCGTTTCAATGCCCGCGGCTTGCAGCAGCCGGATGCAGCCCAGAGGGGTACAGGGCACAAAACCGGTTTCATCCTCCAGCACCAGCTTGGCGACGTTTTCCGGATGGAAGCCGTCCACGTCCTTCGCGGGGTCAATTTCCAGCACCACGGCCGCCTCGTCAATATGGGGGGGAGGCGGGCTCTGCACCAGAATGCCATGGATGGATGGGTCCGCATTCAAGTCACGGACCACCTGCAGCAATTCTTCCTGGGAGGCGTCGGAAGGCAGAACGATCTTGCGGGAATTCATGCCCAGTTCCGCGCATTTCTTCACCTTGGAATTAACGTACACCTGGGAGGCGGGGTCTTCCCCCACCAGCACCACGGCCAGACCGGGAGTAATTCCCTGTTCCCTGAGCCGCTCAATATCCCTTCCGACCTCTTCCAGCACCTGGGAGGCTACTTGTTTTCCGTCGATGATTTGCATAATAATGATTCTTTAAGTGGTGGAAAATCCGGAAGTCCCTGATGCATGAGCCCTCCCAGCAGGCGCGCATATTCCGCGACCTGCTCCTCCGTTACGTCCGGAGGAATGAACAGGCGCTTTTTCCATAAAATGTTCACGTTGGAACACGGCTTGGGAATGGCGTAACGGTCCCAGGCCTTGTTCAGCCTCCAGCAGCTTTCATATTCGATGCACACGGGGACGATGGGCAGGCCGGACTGGGAGGCCATTTTAATAATGCCGTGGTGCACCTCATAAATGGGGCCCTGGGGGCCGTCCGGAGTAAGGCAGAAACAGACGTCGCCTTTCTGAAGCTTCCGCATCATCTCTATATAGGCCAAGGCGCCGCGCCGTCCGGAAGAACCGCGCACGGAATCCAGTCCGAAGTGCCTGCAGATGGACTCCACCAGGGCGCCGTCCTTGCTGGCGCTGGTCAGCACGCACATCTTGAGCGGCTTCTGTGCCAGGGACCAGGCATAGCCCGGCACGGTCGTGCGGTTATGCCAGAGGGCCACAAGAAAGGGCGTCGTGTAAACATCGTCGTGCTCCTCCTTGATGGAACGGATATTAAGGCTCATGCAAAGAGGCTGAAGCACGGACCACAGGCCAAAGCCAGCCAGCTTGGTCCACCAGCGGGAACGCTTCTCGGACGTTTTGCGGACAATAGGTTTAAGTATGAACATGAATCCTCGGCAATATCACATGAAGCCGTCCACCGTAATCCGGGACGGAGAGGGAGTTGAGGGAGCGGGGTGGGCCATCCCGCGGGAGGGGGCGGCCTGCATTCCCGGACGTTCCGCACGCGGTTCCACTTCCTGGAGCATGGGGCCGGAACTGTCCTGGGGGGATGACGGGGAACCGGAAATTTTTACGGAAAGAACGATGTCACGCCCTTCCTGCGTGGCGCCGGACGGGATGCGGACCCCGTTCACCATGTAGGAAGGAATCTTGAAGACCAGGTCTCCCACCAGTTCGGTGCCGTTGCTGTTCAGGACCCCGGTCACTCCCAGGAAGCCCTGTTCAAACAGGGAAATTTCCGTCAGGGAAACGGAGCGGTCCGTGCCGTCGCTTTCCAGAAGGAAGGAGCCGGACGTAAAGACAGGGGAGGAATAAGGCAGCCTTATTTCCGAGTTCTGGGCAGTCATGGCCGCCAGCAGGCGGAAGACGGGCAGCCTGAGCATGGTCGCCTTGACGACGGAACCGCTGTATCCCTTCACGGAAGGCCTTTTTTGCTCTGCCGCCACGGGAAGCCCGAAGTCTACCTTCAATTCATGCTTTTCATCCACCTCCTGTTCCCCCATCTGCACCTTGAGGAAGGAGGAAAAATCGTTCCCCACCAGGGAAAGGAGTTCAAAATTCCTCCCCGTAAGGGTCCACGCCGGGTGGCGGAAATCAGTGCCGAGAAGGAAATTCCCCGTAATCATGAAGGTACTCAGCTCCGCAGGCTTGTTAAGCAGGCGCCCCTTGTCCAGAAAACCGGAAAAGGTAAGCTGCCTGATGCCGTTACCGTTTAAAATAAGGGAACCGGCATCCATGCTCATCAGCGGCCAGCCCTTAATTTTCAGCTTCTGCTGTGACAGGTCCAGCACATATTCCGGTTCAGCGCCGGCTCCGGATGTGCGGATATAGGCTTCCGCCGTCAGGAAAAAGGGCCCGTCATTTCGTTCCAGGGTGAATTCCTCCTTCTGGTGGGCATAACCCACTTCCAAGCGCGGAGCGGTATAACGCCGGAAGACGAAGGGCAGCTCCCTGCCCGTCTGCGGCACGGCAAATTTGGTGAATCCGGGACGCAGGGCAACCACGGCCTTGGCCACGTTCATGCTCTCCCCCTTGATTTTCCCCATGAACAGGGACGTGGCGGATATTTCCCCGGATATGCCTTCCAGAACTGCGAAGGACAGGCAGGAATCCTCCGGGAAGGAGACCTTGATGCGGGAGGCCTTCATGGAAAGGCCGTCCATCGCCATCCCGGAAATTTCCACTTTTCCCCCCCACGCGGCGGAAAGGTCCGATTGCAGGCGGCTGGTGAATTCCTCCGTATTGAATGACGTCAGCCGGTACATGTAGGTTCCCGCCAGAGCGCCCACGGCCAGCAGAACCACAATGCAGAGGGCGATCAGAAAACGCTTGTTTTTCAGTACGGCCTGCCCGGACTCATTACGGTCGTCATGATAGGTGCGGCGGCGCTTTTCCACCCGGATGACCTTGGTGCCGTCCGGGCGCACCACCACTTCCCTTCTCCGCTCCACGCCCCGGGAGTCCGAGGCATGCAGCTGGCGCATGATATTGTCGGTCCCCTGGGAGGAAGAAGAGGACTCAGGATCGGAATCGCTGTTCTTCAATGATTGTAATCCGGTTAAAGGTTATTGGGCATTGCTCAGGGCGGGAAGGGGCGCCAGACCTGCCGGGGCATCCCCGTCCGGAACGGAAGTGCTCGGCGTGTAAAGCTGCTTGCCGCCCGGATCCACCACTTCCGCCTTCACCATGATGATGATGGCCTTGCGCTGTTCCTTGGCGCCCTTGGAGCGGAACAGGCGTCCCACCCAGGGGATATCGCCCAGAATGGGGATTTTATCCTCATACGTGATGGATGTGGATTTTTTCAAGGAGCCGATGACGAGCGTGCTGCCGGTAGCGATGCGCACGGGAGCGGTCAGGCGGCGCGTGGAGAATACGGGCTGCAGGATGAAGTTGTCGGAAGCCTTCACCATGACGATGTCTTCCTTCGGGTTCTTCTCCCGGGAGGCCACGGGAATGAAGAGCGGCGTGCCATAGTTGATGAAGCCGTCAAATTCCACGATTTCAGGCACAACCGTCATTTCCACGATGGATTTGTCATCGCTGATGCCGGTCACTTCCACGTTAAACAGCGTGCCGAGCTGCCTTGTTTCAAAGGCGGAGGGATGCGCGGGGGTCATGGGCATGACCTGGAGGCGGTCCCCGTTATCGTCATCATAGTTGCCCCAGTCGTCGCCGTTATTGTTATTATTGTTGCCCGTACTGTTGGGAACTTCGGGCGGATCATATTCCGTGGGATAAATCAGTTCCCTGCCGCTGAAGAACGTGGCTTTTTCACCGGGGCGCACAATTACGGAAGGATGCTGCATGATGTCCGTACCCTTTTTCTGGCTCAGGCCGCGCATGATCATGGTGACATCCGCCTGGCTCCACATGCCGCGCATGGTGAGGATGCTGGGCGCGCCGCCGGGAACGTAGGCCACGCCCGTGCTTCTGGCGGAAGAACCGCGCTCAATCATGCCGTCAATACTGTCTTCCGTGAAAACCTGGTTGCCGGACCTGAGACCGCCCACCACTCCTCCGGGGACGGCGGCTCCCGCCACCCGGGCGGCGCTGTCCAGCACGGTATTATTATAGTCATTTTTGTTGGTTCCCGCACCGCCCATGAACCATTTGGACGGGTCCAGGTTCAGGTTCACAATCCAGTTGAAGCCCAATTCTTCCAGGTCCGTCTGGTTTACTTCCAGGAACGTGGCGCTGACGACCACCTGCAGGGGCTGTTCCGCGCTCTTGGAGGCCACCAGTTCCTCCAGCAGGCTCAAGTCCCGGGGGGTGCCATGGAAAAGGAGGGTGGAGTTGCCTGAATTATACTTGATGAAGCTGCCTTCCGGGAATTTCACCCCCAGGGAGGCCAGGGCCTTCTGCGGGTCCACCCGTTTCAGGGTCATGCCGGAGGAGCCGGAATCCCCGGAGGCGAAGGGGTCCGCATTTTCCGTATTGGAGGATTCGGACAAGCCGGAGAAGAAACCCGGCGGAAGGGTGATGGACTTGGTCACCATGTAGGAGGTGCCGTCCGCACTGGATACCAGTTCCGCGCCAAAGGCGTTCGTGCGCAGCAGCAGGCCGGAAGCGCGCGCCACATATTCCAGGGCGTCGCGGAGCGGCACGTTTTGAAGATTCAGCGTAATTTTCTTTTCAGCTACTTCCCTGGCGCAACTGCTGTCTGCCGGACCCGGGTCCACGGAGATGTTCACTCCGCGCTCCGCCGTGGTCATGGCCGTGGTGTCATGCGTCCTGGCCTGGCTGCGCAGGTAATCCACGGCTTCTTCCACCGTAGCGCCGTCCAGCTGCACGCGCGGCAGGCGGATCATGCCCAGCTTCTGGTCCACGTTCACCACGGGATTGTCCAAGGGCTCGGAAAAGGAGGAGGGTTCCTCCGGCGTTTCCGTCAGGGGCGCGGGCCACTCCCACGGGCGGGAGACCTCCGCCAGCGCGCTCCTGCGCATTTCATCCCTGGCAGCGTCAAAGTAGGTGGTTCTGGCGCGGTTCACCAGCTCCATGCCGCGCCGCGCCGCCGTGTTGTAAGGGTCCGTCTGGAGGACGGAGGTAAATTCCTTTAAGGCCGCATCATACTGGCCCAGTTCATAATAACCGTAAGCCAGATGGAGCAGGCGGTACACCTCCTCCACCTTCTTGACATGTTCCGGGGAAAGGGCCGGATTCGTCCGCACCGGGTCCTGGGCCATCTCCAGCGTAAGCTTGGCGAGCGCATGCGTCGGTGTGGTTTTCAGGGCGTCCTGCAACAGCTTGACAGCCTCATCATAACGCCCCACCTTGATGTATTCCTGGGCTACCGCCACGCTGGCGTCCGCAATGCTGGTTTCCAGAAAACGGCGCCGCTTCTCCATGTTGGGGGACTTGGGCAGCGTGGAAAGGCTCCTGCGGTAATTTTCCAGAGCTTCCTGATACTTGCCTTCAGAATACTGCTGGCGCGCCTGCCCCAGAAGCAGCATGGAAGCCTGGGCCTGTTCTTCCATCCGGGCCGCGGCACGGCGGGAGGCCCCTGCACCTTCCTGCGCCAGCCCCTGGCCGGCGCCAATACCGGCCACGGCAAGAGCCAGAGCAATTTGCTGAATGGCAGACATGGAGTGAGGAAAACGTCTAGTCATAGGAATTTCCGGGACTATACCGAATTAAAAACGGCCCGTCATTATAAAAACGCCCAGCAGAGCAAAAAATATCGGAAAAGGCGCACGGCCTCTTCCATGAGGATGCCCCTTTAAACGGGAGACAGTTCCAGCACGCCCACATGCCCCGGTTTCAGGGGATGCGGAAGCCCGCGGTCCATCAGTTCCTTCCGGTCAAACTCCTTCTCCTGCGCCTGCCCGTCCA containing:
- the folD gene encoding bifunctional methylenetetrahydrofolate dehydrogenase/methenyltetrahydrofolate cyclohydrolase FolD, producing the protein MQIIDGKQVASQVLEEVGRDIERLREQGITPGLAVVLVGEDPASQVYVNSKVKKCAELGMNSRKIVLPSDASQEELLQVVRDLNADPSIHGILVQSPPPPHIDEAAVVLEIDPAKDVDGFHPENVAKLVLEDETGFVPCTPLGCIRLLQAAGIETAGANAVVIGRSMIVGKPMAHLLMSKQANATVTVAHSRTKNLPELCRSADIIVAAIGRPAFVTADFVKDGAVVVDVGINRVEDAAAKRGYRIVGDVAYDEVAPKCRAITPVPGGVGPMTIAMLMANTVKACRQQTGA
- a CDS encoding Amuc_1098 family type IV pilus outer membrane protein; this encodes MSAIQQIALALAVAGIGAGQGLAQEGAGASRRAAARMEEQAQASMLLLGQARQQYSEGKYQEALENYRRSLSTLPKSPNMEKRRRFLETSIADASVAVAQEYIKVGRYDEAVKLLQDALKTTPTHALAKLTLEMAQDPVRTNPALSPEHVKKVEEVYRLLHLAYGYYELGQYDAALKEFTSVLQTDPYNTAARRGMELVNRARTTYFDAARDEMRRSALAEVSRPWEWPAPLTETPEEPSSFSEPLDNPVVNVDQKLGMIRLPRVQLDGATVEEAVDYLRSQARTHDTTAMTTAERGVNISVDPGPADSSCAREVAEKKITLNLQNVPLRDALEYVARASGLLLRTNAFGAELVSSADGTSYMVTKSITLPPGFFSGLSESSNTENADPFASGDSGSSGMTLKRVDPQKALASLGVKFPEGSFIKYNSGNSTLLFHGTPRDLSLLEELVASKSAEQPLQVVVSATFLEVNQTDLEELGFNWIVNLNLDPSKWFMGGAGTNKNDYNNTVLDSAARVAGAAVPGGVVGGLRSGNQVFTEDSIDGMIERGSSARSTGVAYVPGGAPSILTMRGMWSQADVTMIMRGLSQKKGTDIMQHPSVIVRPGEKATFFSGRELIYPTEYDPPEVPNSTGNNNNNNGDDWGNYDDDNGDRLQVMPMTPAHPSAFETRQLGTLFNVEVTGISDDKSIVEMTVVPEIVEFDGFINYGTPLFIPVASREKNPKEDIVMVKASDNFILQPVFSTRRLTAPVRIATGSTLVIGSLKKSTSITYEDKIPILGDIPWVGRLFRSKGAKEQRKAIIIMVKAEVVDPGGKQLYTPSTSVPDGDAPAGLAPLPALSNAQ
- a CDS encoding lysophospholipid acyltransferase family protein codes for the protein MFILKPIVRKTSEKRSRWWTKLAGFGLWSVLQPLCMSLNIRSIKEEHDDVYTTPFLVALWHNRTTVPGYAWSLAQKPLKMCVLTSASKDGALVESICRHFGLDSVRGSSGRRGALAYIEMMRKLQKGDVCFCLTPDGPQGPIYEVHHGIIKMASQSGLPIVPVCIEYESCWRLNKAWDRYAIPKPCSNVNILWKKRLFIPPDVTEEQVAEYARLLGGLMHQGLPDFPPLKESLLCKSSTENK
- a CDS encoding tRNA dihydrouridine synthase, translating into MHRPMLLALAPMKDVTDLAFLKTLKDLNSLPDYFITEYFRTVAHHKKMSPYILRSIDENPTGRPIYGQLVGHEPEYLARDALDLMKHACAGVDLNMGCPAPLVCRRNAGGGMLRSLKDMDAALGTLRDALPAGAFTVKCRLGYETPDEFERILPVIAAHSPDRVCIHARTVREGYRSPVHPEWVKWAVEVLDCPVIANGNIVDAATADAWVRLAHPAGLMIGRAALRNPWIFSQLHARFRGAPGVSLTFRDLLHYIRRLYERTLEMQEHYVEEKHIHRMKKYLVYTARGLPDSFDHHMKRAKNSHDFMRLCEDILDNDTPFAPTPPEDTHLFAHFHTLLTQEEACLPPGIQV
- a CDS encoding diacylglycerol/lipid kinase family protein; translated protein: MRIPLFFNNTARSARAERFRRWLDRRRDLFDLIEPESRADMLHHLTARAASGAAVVAVAGGDGTLGVAAEALCNTGTALAPFPAGTMNVFSREIGIRQDFDHALHVLNAGRSREVDLFAFNGRPFLQMAGIGADARAVELTTWEMKKKWKAFAYVIAGARACTERQPRLTLSTDDGRVLEGGAILFGNGRRYGGPLNFFAEAGNDDGLLDAVVFQRSIPSIIGECLVATVHGGFHSRRHGHFEYIQMTGGTVTSAGQAACELDGDYAGNAPVRITRHGTLKVLVP
- a CDS encoding enoyl-ACP reductase FabI; the protein is MSSKLLEGKVGVVVGVANKRSIAFAIAKAWHEAGAKLIFNYQGERLKDGVLKLVHENFGEDAPVYDLDVSDDESINAFFENVRKHTDKVDCMLHSVAFAPKEALGGSFLETGRDAFKISLDISAYSLVALSRAVEPMMSDNGSILAMSYLGSEKVVPNYNLMGVSKAALEACTRYLAYDLGRARGIRVNCISAGPMQTLAARGVSGFSTMFKVYEEHAPLGRSCTGEELGATGVFLASDGSAAITGQVIYVDGGYQIMGM
- a CDS encoding transglutaminase-like domain-containing protein, producing the protein MNLLPSALLLGLTAALCAAHDAIPDGVDFLRAYMPAQDRDTVTEERLDREVRLALAVRAQFPWAGKVPWELYENDVLPYAVVNEPRDEWREQFHNLFAPLVSACKTGREAALTIASSIQNTLNVRYSTERRIPHQGVKESLESGKVSCTGQSILLVCALRSVGIPARMAGVLTWNHVRGNHNWVEAWCDGEWQMLEYNEKDFNTPWVMSAISMLDPRKPENAIYATSWKKEPSGEFFPLVWEARYDEKRRALTFPPESRTVPAVRITDRYMKLASNWVAAQPEYVPGSKLMLDIREKSGAKTRRLPLRVVLKSEEGKILAEGTTPGPSDDMRKFLEIRLPETVSRGFLEFMMPDGTVRNEPVAHTEAPVQILNFSVNAR